Proteins encoded within one genomic window of Oncorhynchus tshawytscha isolate Ot180627B linkage group LG02, Otsh_v2.0, whole genome shotgun sequence:
- the si:ch1073-335m2.2 gene encoding msx2-interacting protein isoform X8 — MVRETRHLWVGNLPEHVREEKIVEHFKRYGRVESVKVLRKRGSEGGVAAFVDFVDIKSAQKAHNAVNKMGDRDLRTDYNEPGSVPSAVRGLDDNPPSSSHGRDVSGFSRGAVGPVFGPPVSIHTREGRYERIRDGSESRERAYDHSPYGHHERGGTFDRQRHYNADYYRDRTMFAAGVSPGPGSAGAMGGSFETPEPHFESRIRGDPFTLSSAARRDPYRDDRGRRVDRTYHRRSRSSHSSQSRHPSPQRTTGQTPKAPHSPKRAPLSPGRGPRSRSRSRSSSSDSVSSTSSTGSGSSDSNSSSSDGSHARSVQSSATHAPPSQPCSMVMEGDEPRRSFGIRVQNLPVRSTDTSLKDGLFHEFKKHGKVTSVQIHGALEDRYGLVFFRQQEDQEKALNVSKGKLFFGMMIEVSAWNGPETESENEFRPLDGRIDEFHPKATRTLFIGNLEKTTSYQQLLDIFQRFGEIVDIDIKKVNGVPQYAFVQYSDIVSVCKAIKKMDGEYLGSNRLKLGFGKSMPTTCVWLDGLASNITEQYLTRHFCRYGHVVKVVFDRLKGMALILYNNTDFAQAAVRETKGWKIGGNKIKVDFASQESQMAFYRSMQASGQDIRDFYEIPTERREERPRPPYHEFSAERAYFENARTPGTIYPEDPRRDYPARSRERYSELEHYQGEHFDPRYHEDPREFRDYRDPFEQDIRKYTYIQRERERERERFEADHGMWSPSHPRRPITPSASPSPSERAPRDPERRVYSQSSERSGSCSSLSPPRFDKTDKAPPLEHGASSKSERLEKDIHLVEPERVAGAEKSKRGRRKEKGDKEKGEKSKSRKAKVNSPSIPPSETELEPSLDGGSGRGKVSDQDSLDRQRYKGDNDPPSDPTTSTSRHEPVKSERLESGKGENADKDGKTRSRKHQKCDTGNDGKDPSVDSDRLAARKRRFGDASGRTIRQKRRRLEDEDGSQPQDFGASTAFTKDIDGDRKSQQKDSQRRDSRSKSERLVFLGSHKEGQDPAMRGQEELPEGSMDPMDSKRHSMSRRFSHDGNMDQDNARNQDPQSPFKYGAQDNDKGVKEEPLDIDLSQSYRKQMEQRRLHQQLQEPDKQEKAGSPQGLETEDLEHRSLVHEVGKPPQDVTDHFPSHKLKKLEQFDADISAKRGDRVYRSFRQKSEDPEWHNTASPGLQHFSHHAEQDFAESSHLREVKTEDKSHPDLELAVKRTHTTQMSKPSTPLQLSEEEREKQWESRVKQDFLPDLNFSRGIGKNTHNRKRLEYGILQDLEPGEVRSDSEEDREHKPHSPMPSTSMPFSDGQRVDRFSDPKLATLERMKFYSFALDQTITPDTKALLERAKSLSSSREDNWSFLDYDSHFAGLRSRKDTEKVESAPRPTPSWYMKKKKIRSGGSEDKLDDRKEDPKPKPEEHERRELFASRFLHSSIFEQDSRRLQHLERKHEDPEQSPAQQTGQLGLADGQPDTEPVVLFHSRFLEFTRLQQQKDQQLHEVKRADSVDSNRVEKSLEAEQQPLQFPKTSEPVMDPETKPTSPAENHMISQPPLMPKEMSPPKQMSPPLPPKGMSPPLPPKEMAPPKEMAPPLPPKEMAPPLPPKEMSPPLPPKEMSPPLPPKEMSPPLPPKEMSPPLPPKEMSPPLPPKEMSPPLPPKEMSPPLPPKEMSPPFPPKEMSPPFPPKEMSPPLPPKEMSPPLPPKEMSPPLPPKEMSPPLPPKETPDLFTPEPKGPEPAAPEPLTKENRENEQLPPLLQIPPHEMLTPASVNLVAPEHIRSVRKVKRTPSGEKSEDIAQDIQILNPEQSSSSDCLHETSVSSFVPEPELAAPELPPEFLSSTPPNPVEEMEVSKDDANTDNTDTHTEVEKKLELNQTQVLVDNETSDESISPPQKSKNKKSKSPTQVPLTHLVSTTSSEKPLTRKSERTKRASSPRAESSKGNSDSKSTGKSPIHGADPEHGTEQSISVGRARRRNVKSVYATPVEEDATKGAGKDVTESPRTARKRGGDKDKEAAPQQPLEQDSLAPITSRRGRPPKNRRQGEDMLTAKGDRSKMETKDTDSNESESSERISKVSKGRHSPHGHKALASQLPMPIATGSSRKGDKTEPPEDVQQMDFTEDSLAMQDCTVSYKEDTVAPGVTKKEENVKQQLGTEKSRDKDRQKKDPVDEKASVTKFGEKESEPPVVEEQPVLEKMEKSGRGKAPRLTRTPKSPVLKNLKIRLNVTEVKDLLQMGDEEPENGDDSSKKTKPGESTNDPLLESSPGKDVSSSNEDKDESTPETKPPIDPKTLLQQEQELEQAVENIAKLTDPTLPAESPTPLAPPSAELKIDTEEEKSANPASEYELAAAIDSIMGEDIPVPLPQEPVISAVVESDLEIPSFVQPTKGAEPVSNISPIQGESFFPTTPRKGAKGRAKTPKRSKSQKSNKKDTVKEISSEPENTSVITSDSIPSNSQPVPETIPSTPAAGVITTTSWKPKTEHLAPKATDMPKESKLPPVLTEQPPPQHLKPVCPQTKSPTLPKPQQQQPPPPPECISPSLSPPPTRPNIRPTQPSRIPVSPPDWLNQSKDAGVPSSPRASAASFENPAIPSDTEPLETERNNSDLRRILMKHKNVSLPVPCSSSVPSNLGTLSLRDPPHLPESNTPMVAVTSKTSLNDNRPHPAQPVVRPPASLPSPESKSVISVIASTATSVISRVCNPPDMEKVNMSVDRNPVVDMPLLKQTYRPPSMEDRDSGSYHGPSVGEEGGSAGRYLVESSGLGTGSSPGLRVNTSEGVVVLSHSGQIKEGPQRISAKISQIPPATVVDMESQQLVSMPQIKQEMYTHSQSNTPKCPPIQTDHGHLKTQQTVSSIKQENTGMEKLESPYPSGPQGGVVKRLQQTVGNPQVMGYHHSEFTMLLKHPKKVDGADAMNADGCKPSWTSAISPAMSPHLPSPAGNHVGFVPGSATDRTPSHLSGVKQEPRSPRKSGHPHSPFTKVSSPIGSSSPKGLPGMLPSSLPTMQQYVTSVHHPEQSVIMQPHSAHGGIGRMSPHRASQAIPMGHLVQGEVRVNTPPLSVMSFGMHGDPLASPWSGPLQQRPTSPQAVGRDIVLKVNPGNVRGHEGEQDDARRFHQTTGRQSATQLKAETMQPDPRGALLSGLQLDPYMSPRDLRVLMHHPQGERSAPEPHQGHIQETVPPSSTSTNITSSMSPRAHLLAKGVSEKDVTKPQEVKRPHSPPKDGMMGFRPSMAAMASPQRVQLLPSGTGASFSEYPGIYTNTRAIHSQITETSPFGINQVPLNITSALGADPSQSQADVKVKQVGQQPVNMVQLLTKYPIVWQGLLALKNDQAAVQLHFVCGNKGLALRSLPLPEGGSLLRIVQRMRLEASQLDGVARRMTQGESEFCLLLALPCGRDQEDVLNQTQALRTAFINYLQAKLAAGIINVPNPGSNQPAYVLQIFPPCEFSESHLSRLAPDLLNRISNISPHLMIVITSV, encoded by the exons ATGGTTCGGGAAACCAGACACCTTTGGGTGGGAAATTTACCCGAACATGTTCGAGAGGAGAAAATTGTCGAACATTTTAAACG CTATGGACGCGTCGAGAGCGTCAAGGTCCTGCGGAAGCGTGGGTCGGAGGGTGGCGTGGCAGCCTTTGTGGATTTTGTGGATATCAAAAGTGCACAGAAGGCTCACAATGCTGTCAACAAGATGGGTGACAGGGACCTGCGCACTGACTACAATGAACCTGGGTCTGTCCCTAGTGCTGTTCGGGGCCTTGATGACAACCCCCCCTCGAGCAGTCACGGGCGGGATGTTTCAGGATTCTCTAGGGGGGCAGTGGGTCCAGTGTTTGGCCCCCCAGTGTCCATTCACACCAGAGAGGGGCGTTATGAACGGATAAGAGATGG CTCAGAGAGCCGGGAGCGTGCATATGATCACAGCCCCTATGGACACCATGAGCGCGGTGGCACTTTTGATAGACAGCGTCACTACAACGCAGACTATTACCGCGATCGCACCATGTTTGCAGCTGGAGTTAGCCCTGGGCCAGGAAGTGCCGGTGCTATGGGTGGGAGCTTTGAAACCCCGGAGCCTCATTTTGAGTCCAGGATCCGAGGAGATCCCTTCACCTTGTCTAGTGCTGCGCGGCGTGACCCCTATCGAGATGACCGAGGGCGTCGTGTTGACAGAACTTACCATCGCCGCAGTCGGTCATCTCATTCTTCACAATCTCGACACCCCTCCCCGCAAAGGACCACGGGGCAAACGCCCAAAGCCCCCCATTCCCCCAAAAGAGCCCCCCTCTCCCCAGGTAGAGGTCCACGCTCTAGGTCTCGTAGTAGGTCCTCTAGCTCTGATTCTGTCAGCAGCACCAGCAGTACCGGCAGTGGCAG CAGCGATTCAAACAGCAGCTCAAGTGATGGGTCTCATGCACGCTCTGTTCAGTCCTCTGCTACACATGCACCCCCTTCTCAGCCGTGCTCTATGGTAATGGAAGGTGATGAACCACGCAGAAGCTTTGGCATCCGGGTGCAGAACCTACCAGTGCGCTCCACAG ACACAAGTTTAAAAGATGGACTGTTCCATGAGTTCAAGAAACATGGGAAAGTGACATCCGTGCAGATCCACGGGGCCTTGGAGGACCGATATGGTCTGGTGTTCTTCAGACAGCAGGAAGACCAAGAGAAAGCCCTCAACGTCTCCAAAGGAAAGCTTTTCTTCGGCATGATGATCGAGGTTTCTGCCTGGAACGGCCCTG aaacagagagcgagaatgAATTCAGGCCTTTGGATGGACGGATTGATGAATTTCACCCCAAGGCGACTAGGACCCTGTTTATCGGCAACTTGGAGAAGACCACCAGTTACCAACAACTACTTGATATCTTTCAGCGCTTTGGAGAGATTGTG GATATTGACATTAAAAAGGTTAATGGTGTTCCTCAATACGCCTTTGTGCAGTATTCTGATATTGTCAGTGTCTGCAAAGCTATAAAGAAGATGGATGGAGAGTATTTGGGGAGCAACCGGCTCAAG CTGGGTTTTGGGAAGAGTATGCCCACAACATGTGTTTGGCTGGACGGTTTGGCTTCCAACATCACAGAGCAATATCTCACACGTCACTTCTGCCGCTATGGACATGTAGTCAAG GTGGTGTTTGACAGGTTGAAGGGGATGGCTCTCATCTTGTATAACAACACAGATTTTGCACAGGCAGCTGTCAGGGAGACCAAAGGCTGGAAGATTGGCGGCAACAAAATAAAG GTGGATTTTGCCAGCCAAGAGAGTCAGATGGCTTTTTATCGCTCTATGCAGGCCTCTGGGCAAGACATTAGAGACTTCTATGAAATTCCAACTGAAAGAAG AGAGGAACGACCAAGACCTCCATACCATGAGTTCTCAGCAGAAAGAGCCTACTTTGAGAATGCACGCACCCCTGGCACCATTTACCCCGAAGATCCTCGCAGAGACTATCCTGCCCGCAGCCGTGAGCGGTATTCTGAACTGGAGCACTACCAGGGAGAACACTTTGACCCACGCTACCATGAAGACCCCCGGGAGTTCAGGGATTATCGAGATCCTTTTGAGCAGGACATTCGGAAGTACACATACATCCAGAGGGAGCGAGAAAGGGAGCGGGAGCGCTTTGAGGCAGACCATGGCATGTGGAGCCCCTCTCATCCACGGCGCCCGATCACCCCTTCTGCCTCCCCTTCACCATCTGAGCGTGCTCCCAGAGACCCAGAGCGACGGGTCTACAGTCAATCCTCTGAGCGAAGTGGTAGTTGCAGCTCACTCTCACCACCACGCTTTGACAAGACTGACAAGGCTCCTCCTTTGGAACATGGAGCCAGCTCTAAGAGTGAGAGGTTGGAAAAAGACATCCACCTGGTTGAACCTGAGCGTGTTGCTGGGGCTGAGAAGAGCAAGCGGGGGAGACGAAAGGAGAAAGGTGACAAAGAAAAAGGGGAGAAGAGTAAGTCAAGGAAAGCAAAGGTGAATTCTCCCAGCATCCCACCGTCTGAGACAGAGCTAGAACCCAGCCTGGATGGAGGCTCTGGAAGGGGAAAGGTGTCAGACCAGGACAGCCTTGACAGACAGCGGTATAAAGGTGACAACGACCCTCCTTCAGATCCGACAACGTCAACCTCTCGCCATGAGCCTGTAAAAAGTGAGAGGCTTGAGTCGGGGAAAGGTGAGAATGCAGACAAGGATGGTAAAACACGTTCCAGAAAACACCAAAAATGTGACACTGGAAATGATGGGAAAGATCCATCAGTGGATTCTGATCGGTTGGCTGCGAGAAAGAGGCGCTTTGGAGATGCCAGTGGGAGAACCATTCGACAGAAGAGGAGAAGGCTGGAAGATGAGGATGGGAGTCAACCCCAAGACTTTGGAGCTAGCACTGCCTTTACAAAAGATATTGATGGTGACAGAAAGTCTCAGCAAAAAGACTCACAGCGGAGGGATTCAAGATCCAAATCAGAGAGACTGGTGTTTCTTGGCAGTCATAAAGAGGGTCAGGATCCTGCAATGAGAGGACAAGAAGAGCTGCCCGAGGGGAGCATGGACCCTATGGACTCAAAACGCCACAGTATGTCCAGAAGGTTCTCCCATGATGGGAACATGGACCAAGACAATGCAAGAAATCAAGATCCACAGAGCCCTTTCAAATATGGTGCACAAGACAATGACAAGGGTGTCAAGGAAGAGCCTCTTGATATTGATCTCTCCCAAAGTTACCGCAAACAGATGGAGCAAAGGAGGCTCCACCAACAGCTTCAAGAGCCAGACAAACAAGAAAAAGCTGGGAGTCCACAAGGCTTAGAAACGGAGGACCTGGAACACCGCAGTCTGGTACATGAAGTGGGCAAGCCACCTCAAGATGTCACAGATCATTTCCCATCTCATAAACTCAAGAAACTAGAGCAATTTGACGCAGATATCAGTGCCAAGAGGGGGGACCGTGTCTACAGGAGCTTCCGGCAAAAGAGTGAAGATCCTGAGTGGCACAACACTGCCTCTCCAGGCTTGCAACACTTCTCTCATCATGCTGAGCAGGACTTTGCTGAATCTTCACATCTCAGGGAGGTTAAAACGGAGGATAAAAGCCACCCAGACCTGGAGCTGGCAGTCAAAAGGACACATACAACGCAAATGTCCAAGCCAAGCACTCCTTTACAACTTAGTGAAGAAGAGCGGGAAAAACAGTGGGAGAGCAGAGTCAAGCAAGATTTTTTACCTGACTTAAACTTCTCTAGAGGCATTGGAAAAAATACGCACAATCGCAAGCGCTTGGAGTATGGAATTTTGCAAGATTTGGAGCCTGGGGAAGTACGATCCGATTCCGAAGAGGATAGAGAGCACAAACCACATTCTCCTATGCCCTCCACTTCTATGCCTTTCTCTGACGGGCAACGAGTGGACAGATTTTCAGACCCCAAGCTTGCCACTTTGGAGAGGATGAAGTTCTACTCCTTTGCACTTGACCAGACCATCACACCAGATACCAAGGCCCTGCTAGAGCGAGCAaagtctctgtcctcctctaggGAGGACAACTGGTCTTTCTTGGATTATGATTCACACTTTGCAGGTTTGCGCAGCAGGAAAGATACTGAAAAGGTTGAGTCAGCACCACGGCCTACACCCTCTTGGTacatgaagaagaagaaaattcGCAGTGGTGGGTCTGAAGACAAACTAGATGACAGGAAGGAAGACCCCAAGCCCAAGCCAGAGGAACATGAACGCAGGGAACTGTTTGCCTCTCGTTTCCTACACAGCTCAATCTTTGAGCAGGACTCAAGACGTCTTCAGCACCTAGAGCGAAAGCATGAGGACCCTGAGCAAAGTCCGGCTCAACAAACTGGTCAGCTAGGCCTGGCAGATGGGCAGCCTGACACAGAACCAGTTGTCCTCTTCCATAGCCGCTTTTTAGAGTTCACGCGGCTGCAACAGCAGAAAGACCAACAGTTACATGAAGTAAAAAGAGCAGATTCTGTAGATAGTAATAGGGTGGAGAAGTCACTGGAGGCAGAACAGCAACCTCTGCAGTTTCCTAAAACCTCAGAACCGGTCATGGATCCAGAGACTAAACCTACTAGCCCTGCTGAGAACCACATGATTTCCCAGCCCCCACTTATGCCCAAGGAGATGTCTCCACCTAAGCAAAtgtctccaccccttccacccaaggggatgtctccaccccttccaccCAAAGAAATGGCTCCACCCAAGGAAATGGCTCCACCCCTTCCACCCAAGGAAATGGCTCCACCCCTTCCACCCAAGGAA AtgtctccaccccttccacccaaggaaatgtctccaccccttccacccaaggaaatgtctccaccccttccacccaaggaaatgtctccaccccttccacccaaggaaatgtctccaccccttccacccaaggaaatgtctccaccccttccacccaaggaaatgtctccaccccttccaccCAAGGAAATGTCTCCACCCTTTCCACCCAAGGAAATGTCTCCACCCTTTCCACCCAAGGAAAtgtctccaccccttccacccaaggaaatgtctccaccccttccacccaaggaaatgtctccaccccttccacccaaggaaatgtctccaccccttccaccCAAGGAAACACCTGACCTGTTTACTCCAGAGCCAAAGGGTCCAGAGCCAGCTGCACCCGAACCTTTGACAAAAGAAAACAGAGAAAATGAACAGCTCCCTCCCCTCCTGCAAATACCTCCGCATGAGATGTTGACCCCTGCTTCTGTTAATTTAGTAGCCCCTGAGCACATCCGTTCTGTGAGAAAAGTTAAAAGAACCCCTAGTGGAGAGAAATCTGAAGATATAGCTCAGGATATTCAAATATTGAACCCCGAGCAGTCTTCCAGCAGTGATTGCCTTCATGAAACATCAGTGAGTAGTTTTGTACCAGAGCCTGAGCTGGCGGCACCTGAATTACCACCTGAATTTTTAAGTTCCACACCACCTAACCCTGTTGAGGAGATGGAGGTTTCAAAAGATGATGCCAACACTGACAATACAGACACTCATACAGAGGTGGAAAAGAAACTTGAACTCAATCAGACCCAGGTGCTTGTTGATAATGAAACCAGTGATGAGTCAATTTCACCACCTCAAAAGTCCAAGAACAAAAAGAGTAAGTCTCCTACTCAAGTCCCACTGACTCATTTGGTTTCAACAACTAGTTCAGAGAAACCGCTTACCCGCAAGAGTGAACGCACAAAACGTGCATCATCCCCAAGAGCAGAGTCTTCAAAGGGAAACTCAGATTCCAAATCCACAGGCAAGTCTCCCATACATGGAGCAGACCCTGAACATGGCACAGAGCAGAGTATATCTGTTGGAAGAGCAAGGCGTAGAAATGTGAAATCTGTGTATGCCACCCCAGTTGAGGAAGATGCCACTAAGGGGGCTGGAAAGGATGTAACTGAGTCACCCCGCACTGCACGGAAACGAGGTGGAGACAAAGACAAGGAAGCAGCCCCTCAGCAACCGTTAGAGCAGGATTCCCTTGCACCTATTACTTCAAGGCGGGGACGTCCCCCTAAGAATCGGCGACAAGGAGAGGACATGTTAACAGCTAAAGGGGATAGATCGAAAATGGAGACCAAGGATACAGACTCCAATGAATCAGAGAGTAGTGAAAGAATTTCAAAAGTGTCAAAAGGCAGACATTCTCCTCATGGTCATAAAGCTTTGGCGAGTCAATTACCCATGCCCATAGCGACTGGATCAAGTAGGAAGGGGGACAAAACTGAACCACCAGAAGATGTTCAGCAGATGGATTTTACAGAAGACAGCTTGGCCATGCAGGATTGCACTGTCTCATATAAGGAAGATACTGTAGCACCAGGTGTGACAAAGAAAGAGGAGAATGTTAAGCAACAACTAGGAACAGAGAAATCACGAGATAAAGACAGGCAGAAAAAGGACCCTGTTGACGAGAAAGCCAGTGTAACTAAATTTGGCGAGAAAGAGTCTGAACCACCAGTCGTGGAAGAACAGCCTGTATTGGAGAAAATggagaagagtgggagaggaaaAGCTCCACGCTTGACACGGACTCCAAAATCTCCTGTCCTCAAGAACCTGAAGATCAGACTAAATGTCACTGAGGTGAAAGATTTGCTTCAAATGGGGGATGAGGAACCTGAAAATGGGGATGATTCTTCTAAAAAGACCAAACCAGGCGAATCTACTAATGACCCATTATTAGAGTCTAGCCCAGGAAAAGATGTGAGTTCTAGCAACGAGGATAAAGATGAGAGCACACCAGAAACTAAGCCGCCAATAGATCCTAAAACGTTGCTACAACAGGAACAGGAGCTTGAGCAAGCTGTGGAGAACATTGCTAAACTGACAGACCCAACCCTCCCAGCAGAGTCACCAACTCCACTTGCCCCACCATCTGCAGAATTAAAAATTGACACTGAGGAAGAGAAATCTGCCAATCCTGCTAGTGAGTATGAACTTGCTGCTGCCATTGATTCGATTATGGGTGAGGATATACCTGTCCCTCTGCCTCAAGAGCCGGTAATTAGTGCTGTTGTGGAATCAGACCTAGAGATTCCATCCTTCGTCCAGCCGACCAAGGGAGCTGAACCTGTTAGTAACATATCTCCTATTCAGGGGGAGTCCTTTTTCCCAACTACACCCAGGAAGGGTGCTAAGGGCAGAGCTAAAACACCGAAACGGTCTAAGAGCCAAAAATCAAACAAAAAGGACACTGTAAAAGAAATTTCATCAGAACCGGAGAACACCTCTGTTATCACATCAGACAGCATACCCTCCAATTCACAGCCTGTTCCAGAAACTATTCCCTCAACCCCAGCTGCCGGTGTCATTACAACCACCTCTTGGAAGCCTAAAACTGAGCATTTGGCTCCTAAGGCTACAGACATGCCTAAAGAATCGAAGTTACCTCCAGTCCTTACAGAGCAACCTCCACCTCAACATCTGAAACCTGTCTGCCCCCAAACAAAAAGTCCCACTCTCCCCaagcctcaacaacaacaaccaccaccaccacctgagtGCATCTCACCTTCACTTTCTCCACCCCCAACCCGGCCAAACATCAGGCCCACACAGCCAAGCAGGATACCAGTTTCCCCACCAGATTGGCTCAACCAGTCCAAGGACGCAGGTGTCCCTTCCTCTCCTAGAGCATCAGCAGCTTCCTTTGAGAACCCAGCAATTCCCTCTGACACTGAGCCCTTGGAGACTGAGCGTAACAACAGTGACTTGCGTAGGATTCTCATGAAGCACAAAAATGTTTCACTCCCAGTCCCATGCAGTAGTTCTGTTCCTAGCAATTTGGGCACCTTATCCCTTAGGGATCCTCCACACCTACCTGAAAGTAATACCCCAATGGTTGCTGTGACGAGTAAGACCTCTCTTAATGACAACAGGCCTCATCCAGCTCAGCCTGTAGTCCGGCCCCCAGCCTCACTACCATCCCCTgagtcaaagtctgtcatttctgTTATTGCCTCCACTGCCACCTCTGTTATCAGTCGTGTTTGCAATCCACCTGACATGGAGAAGGTTAATATGTCAGTTGACAGAAATCCCGTAGTGGACATGCCACTTCTCAAGCAGACATACAGGCCGCCCAGCATGGAGGACAGGGACAGTGGTTCGTACCATGGACCATCAGTTGGCGAGGAGGGTGGAAGTGCTGGGAGGTACTTGGTTGAGAGCTCCGGTCTGGGTACTGGCTCCAGCCCAGGTCTAAGGGTGAATACCTCTGAGGGAGTGGTGGTGTTGAGTCACTCAGGACAGATCAAGGAGGGACCACAGAGGATAAGTGCCAAAATCAGCCAGATCCCACCAGCTACTGTAGTTGACATGGAATCTCAGCAGCTAGTGTCCATGCCCCAGATAAAACAGGAGATGTATACCCACTCCCAGTCAAACACTCCAAAGTGTCCTCCAATACAGACAGACCATGGGCACCTTAAGACGCAACAAACGGTTTCCTCCATTAAACAAGAAAACACTGGTATGGAAAAGTTAGAATCTCCCTACCCATCAGGGCCTCAAGGAGGAGTCGTGAAGAGGCTTCAGCAGACAGTTGGTAATCCACAAGTGATGGGTTACCATCATTCAGAGTTCACAATGTTATTGAAGCATCCAAAGAAAGTGGATGGGGCTGACGCTATGAACGCTGATGGGTGTAAACCATCTTGGACCTCTGCCATAAGTCCTGCAATGAGCCCCCACCTGCCCTCTCCGGCTGGCAACCATGTAGGCTTTGTTCCCGGTTCGGCCACTGACAGAACTCCCTCACATCTCAGTGGGGTCAAACAGGAGCCCCGTTCTCCTCGCAAGTCAGGCCATCCACATTCTCCGTTCACTAAAGTGTCCTCTCCCATCGGCTCCTCCTCTCCCAAAGGCCTCCCTGGGATGCTGCCCTCTAGCCTGCCCACCATGCAGCAGTATGTCACCAGTGTCCACCACCCTGAGCAGTCTGTCATCATGCAACCTCACAGTGCTCACGGTGGCATTGGAAGGATGTCACCCCATCGTGCCTCCCAAGCAATCCCCATGGGGCACCTTGTCCAAGGAGAGGTCAGGGTGAACACGCCACCCCTATCTGTCATGAGTTTCGGGATGCATGGAGACCCTCTTGCCTCTCCCTGGTCTGGTCCTCTCCAGCAACGCCCCACCTCGCCCCAGGCGGTAGGCAGAGACATAGTCCTCAAGGTTAACCCTGGGAATGTGAGGGGCCATGAGGGAGAGCAAGACGATGCCAGGCGCTTCCATCAGACCACAGGGAGACAATCTGCCACACAGCTGAAAGCAGAGACTATGCAGCCGGATCCCCGTGGGGCTCTACTTAGCGGGCTGCAGCTGGACCCGTACATGTCGCCCAGGGACTTGCGTGTGCTCATGCACCACCCTCAGGGAGAGCGCTCGGCCCCAGAGCCACACCAGGGACACATCCAAGAGACTGTCCCACCCTCCTCAACATCTACCAACATCACCTCGTCGATGTCCCCCAGGGCACATCTGCTGGCTAAAGGTGTGTCCGAGAAGGATGTCACAAAGCCACAGGAGGTCAAGAGGCCACACTCTCCTCCGAAGGATGGTATGATGGGGTTTCGGCCAAGTATGGCCGCCATGGCGTCCCCCCAAAGGGTGCAGCTGCTGCCATCGGGGACGGGAGCTTCTTTCTCGGAGTATCCAGGAATTTACACCAACACCCGGGCCATCCATTCACAGATCACTGAGACCTCTCCTTTTGGAATCAACCAGGTACCTCTCAACATCACTTCTGCCTTA GGTGCAGATCCCAGCCAGTCACAAGCTGATGTCAAGGTGAAACAAGTTGGACAGCAACCTGTGAACATGGTGCAGCTGCTCACG AAGTACCCGATAGTGTGGCAAGGGCTGCTGGCACTGAAAAATGACCAGGCTGCTGTCCAGTTGCATTTTGTCTGTGGCAACAAAGGATTGGCCCTACGGTCACTGCCCCTACCAGAGGGAGGATCGCTGCTTCGGATCGTCCAGAGAATGAGACTCGAGGCGTCACAACTGGATGGTGTGGCTAGAAGAATGACA CAGGGGGAGAGTGAGTTCTGTCTCCTGCTTGCCCTGCCATGTGGACGGGACCAGGAGGATGTCCTGAACCAGACCCAGGCCCTAAGAACCGCTTTCATCAACTACCTTCAGGCCAAGCTGGCTGCAGGCATCATCAATGTCCCCAACCCAGGCTCCAATCAG cctgcCTACGTGTTGCAGATATTCCCACCATGTGAGTTTTCAGAGAGCCACCTATCCCGGCTAGCCCCTGACCTCCTCAACCGGATCTCCAATATCTCCCCCCACCTCATGATTGTCATCACCTCTGTTTAA